The segment ACCGGGTGATAGCCCCAGCGGGCTTTCACAAGCTCTTTCAGTATCGGATCGGTTTTGCTCTTTATCACCCGGTTGAGATCATACGGCAGCGAAAATTGCCGGCTGACCGCCTGCCGGACGGCTTCCACCTGTTTTACAGACAGGTCGGATGGAACATCCAATGCCAGTTCAGGTTTTTCCACCGATCCGTTCCAGGTCAGTGAAAAAACGGTTGAAAACTGATCAAGAGACAGGCTCTGGAAATACGTTTCACCGGTCCAGGCGTGAACGAGTGACAGGGACCAGGACTCGATTTGTCTGATTGATTCGTGAAATTGAAAGGGGGCGACCGGTTTTAAGGTGATGGTCTGAATGGACATGGGTGACTGATCCTGATTACGGTGGTGTCAACAATAAATTACAGCTAAAATCCCTCGTTGCCAATTGGACCGCATTCCCGGGGTTCCCGTTTTGGAAAAATGGGTTGGCATGATTTTCGTCTGATTGTTTCCATTATTAACCAGAAACGGAGTCCGGTATGAAGCGTGTAGTGTCGGGTATTGCGTGTGCGGTGTTGCTTGTTCTTCTTCCCGGTTGTGCCCAGATCGGGTCGGTGGTGGGAAATCTGATGACCCAGAAAACCAGCAATCTGGGTGATGTGGCCATGCAGGTACGGCTGATTCAGAATTTATATCCGAAAGAAGCAGCCACCACCGAAGTAAGTTATGCCAGTGATAAGTGGGTGCCGGGTTCGAACAGCCTGGTGGTCAATTTTACCAAACGGCAGGGGATTGGGATGTACACCATCGATGGAGTGATTAAAAACGGAGCGGATACCTTGCCCTACTGGTCCAATGGTGTGTATGCCAGAACGGTCAGTGATCTGGGCCCGCAACCGGTCGAAGTGGTGACCTCCAGCGGTCAGACCTTTAAAACCACGGTAACACCCGTTGAACCCATCAAAATCAAATCGGTGAATGGCGGCACGGGAACCATTGATTTTAACAAAGACCTGGTATTGGAATTCGAGCATCCGAAAGGTGCTAAGAACACCGAGGGGAAGGCCTACCTCATCCTGGATGTCATGGGAACAACTTCTTTCGTGGAAATTGCCTCCTTCCGGCTGAAGGATAAAGTGACCATTCCTGCGGTGGCTTTCCGGAATATTCCCAATCTGAAACCACGGACCGGACCGACCTGGCTGCTGGTTGAGCGGTTTAAGGTGGAACCCGTTCAACGGGGTGTGGTAGGGGCCTGCCAGGTGATTTCGGTGGCCTGGGATCATGCACAGGTCACGGTAACCGGTGAACTGGATAAGGTTGATTTCATCAATACGAAAATTGAAAGCGGTGAAGATGATAAAAAGCTGGTGGCCGAACTGAGCAAACCCAATGCCTATACCGGAAAACCATTTTCCACCGCGAAGAAAATGGCGCTGGTGTCACTGAGCGTCCGTGCCACCAAACTCATGCAGACCCGTACGTCGACCAACACAACGAAAACCTATGGCGGCGGATACGTGACCACCACAACCACGACGACCACTTCCACCCGGAAATTCCCGACCCTGCCCGATGCTTACTGGGACAAATTGCTCGATAATCTGTATAAGGATGTCTCCGGACTGATGAAAAAACGGTACAATATTGAACTGATCCCCATGGAAAAAGTTCTGGCATCGAAAACCTATCAGGATCTGGAAGAGATTAAGGATGAAGCGTCGGTGGTCGAGGTTTCCAAATCGTACAAAGGAACCAAAAGCCTCATTCCGACCAGTCTGTCTTCCATGATCAGCAGTGTGTCTTCCACCTTTGCGGCGGATCGGACCGATGCACGACTGATTGAGGAACTGGATGTGGACGGACTGATTTCGGTCACCCTTGATCTGGAAATGCCCTGGTTTGATGAAGCAGCCAAGGCCACCCTTGCTCCGCGTCTGGCCATCCGGATTTCGGGTGAACCCAATGGATATCTGTACGGACCTACCATTTACACCCAGGGTGTGGTGTATGGAATGGGCGATCCCATCAGTGATGCCATCATGGAATCTGGGAGTTTTCCCGGTGAGTTTCTGGAAGGGGTGGTCCGGTTAAAGGATCTGAATACGTTGCTGAATAAGGCTTTGGATGAACAGGCGGCCCGGGAAAAGGAATTGGGTTATCAGGAGATCTGGAATCTCCGGAAATAATTTCCCGGTGACCGGCAAAGGGGGCTTCAGGGCCCCCTTTTTGTTTCGGCCGGTTCTGAAAAATACCCGGCTGGTCTATTTTTGCGGAATGTCTGCTTTAATTGGTCCATCATCACCCATTGGTGTTTTCGATTCCGGCATCGGCGGATTGACCGTTGTGAAGGAAATACACCGGTTACTTCCGAAAGAATCCATTGTATACTTTGGCGATACCGGTCGGGTTCCGTATGGAAATAAAAGCCGGGATACCATCATTGACTACTCGCTTCAGATCACCCGTTTTCTCGAATCAAAAGGGGTGAAGCTGATCGTCATTGCCTGCAACACGGCCACGGCCTTTGCCCTGACAGCCGTTCGTGAAGCCACCCGGCTTCCGGTTATCGGAGTGATCGACCCCGGTGCACGCGCAGCCATCCGCAAATCGAAAAGCGGTAAAATTGGTGTGATCGGAACGGTTGGTACCATCAATTCGAAGGCGTATGAAACCGCCATCCGTCAAGCCAATCCGGCAGTGGAGGTTTTTGGGCAGGCGACCCCGCTTCTCGTTCCGCTGGTCGAGGAAGGCTGGCTGAACCATCCGGCAACGAAGCTGATTATCCGGGAATATTTAAAACCTCTCGAAAATCATCACGTCGATACGCTGGTGCTCGGCTGCACGCACTATCCGCTGCTGAAGGAAGCCATCCGCCGTGAAACGTTCGATTCCATTTCACTGGTCGATTCGGGCGAGGAAACCGCCCTCGATGTGCAGACGACCCTGAAAAGCAACCATCTGCTTTCCAAAGCATCCAGCCGGGATCCTTACCAGTTTTATGTGAGTGACTTCAACTTCCGCTTTGGTGACCTTGGCCGGATGTTCCTCGAAGAACCCTTCGACCATGTGGAACGGGTCGAAGTCGGCTGAGTCAGGCGAATACGCCCGATTTTTTGATAATCAGGACGGCGACCACGGTTTCCAGCATGCTCAGCGGCAGGGCAAACGGTAAAATCCCCCAGGGAAGCACACCCAGATTCCCGATCACCAGCCACATCATCGGAAATGCCAGCACCCATGCCCAGACGGAAGTAATTGCCCAGTTGCGGTGTTTGCTCAGTTCAATGATCACGAGCGTGTAAACCATCGTCCAGATGCCCCAGACGGCGCCGTTCACCGGGGCCTCGGGAAATACCTGACCCATGGCCTGGTAATGTTCCACCCAGAAATCCCTGAGCAGAAATGAATTCCGGATAAATTCTGACAGACTGATCCATGCGGTGACTGCCAGGAAAATGCCCACTTTTTTTAACATATCAGCACTCCTTCCTGATTCTTCAGAAAATCCAATTCGCGGCCGCTTCTTATTTCATCGGTCAGGTCCTGCATGAACCGGGCCGCGGGGGCGCCATCCACCACATCGTGGTCGAAGGAAACGGTCAGACAGAGGTGTTCCCGGGTTTCATACCCGCTGTCTGTTTCCACCACACGGTTAATCATACTCCCGACTGTCAGAAGCACCGTGGCACTGCCATGCGGAATGAACCAGACAGGTGACTGACAATGCATTCCCACCGAGGTGATGGCCAGCTTTCCGTAGCGAAGTCCCATTTTTACCGAGCGGTCCGCCAGACGGATCATCGCTTTCATGAGAAACCCGGGAATCAGCCGGAACCAGCGATTGCCCGAAAGTGCACCCAGCCGGGAAGGTGGTGTCTGTTGTGCGTTTCTGATCCGGGTGTGGATCGCATCAACCGGCAGGGCCCCGCAATCGTGAATAACCAATGGTTCCGGATACCGTTCCCCGTTGAGTTCCCGCTCGACCAGGACGCTGATGGTGATCTGATCCGGAAAAATCAGTCGCCCTCCGGCGATGAACGCATTCAGTCCCGGGTGCCGTTGTATGGTGACGGCCAGACACCTTGCCAGATAGGCCGTGAAGGAAATCCGGATTCCGGTACGGGATGCATGGTCTCTGATCTGTTGTCTGGGAACGGAGACATCGGTTTCGGTAAAGGCGTGAATGGCATTTTTCTGCCGGGTGACCGATGCAGAGGCGATCACCGCTTTCCTGAGCAGGCTTAATGGCTGACTGGTAAATCCGGTACTGGCTGAACTCATGGGTTCTATGACTCTGAAAATCCTTCGAAAAACATTGCTTTCACTTTTAATGGAACATCGTGTTGGTTCACACCTCTTGATAATTTCTTTTCAGATCCGACCGGAAAAACCAGATGGTCAGACCAGACATGGCGATCAGGGACGGAAGCATCCGCAGCCAGGAGTCGGTGTTCGCGGTGAGCAGGGACATCAATCCGATCAGGAAACCGGAGAGGAAAAAGCGTTGCAGAAGGGATTTCAGGTCCATGAGGCCGGTGAGCGGAACCGAGGCGGTCCGTGAGGTCACCACGAGATAATACCCTGCCTGAATCCATGTGGAAAGAACCAGAGCCAGTGCAATGCCGGCCAGCCCCAGAAACGGATACAGACTGAACATGAGACTCAGCGATAAAGCCAGATCGAGAATGGCGCCGGTGACGAGCCGCCGGCTGTCCCCGCGGACCTGCAGCAGCGAACTGAAGGACCCGATCCGGACCGGAAGCACCCAGCAATAGATTCCGAACAGAACAGCCGAGGCCGCATAGGTTTCCGAGAAGAGCAGGGTAATGACCCAATCCCGTTGCCAGAAAGCGAAGAAAAACAGAGGGAACACCAGTCCGGCTGTCCAGCGCGTGGTGATCCGGAAAACACGGAACGGATCGGTCTGATGGCCATGCAGCGACTCACTCATCTGACTGGTGGCCACAGCAGCCACGCTGGTCATCAGCATGGTGATAAAGGGAATCTCAAATGTGCCATTGAAATAAACGGCGAAATCGGCAGGAAGCACCAGGACCGCCACCACCAGTTTATCGAGCCAGCGGGATACAATCTGCAGGGCGTCATTCAGCCCGAATCCGAACCAGACACCGGCCACATTTTCAGTTCCGGTCACCTGATCGGCTGCGCGGTCGGGAATCTGCCCGAGAAGATAGGAAAGGGCCATGAGGCGCAGCCCGGAAACTGCCATCCAACCGGTGAGCAGGTTCACCAGTGAGTAACCGGTTTGCCAGACCAGGATGTGCACAGCCAGAAATCCCACCGACCAGACAGAATTGATCAGTTGCAGCGACCATTCCTGATTGGCCCGGATGGCACGCGATTCAAGAACAGCAAACCACGATTGAATCAGCACCAGTCCGGCAGAGAGCAATGAAACCGGTAGCGGATAGCCGCCCGCCAGATAGAGAGTCAGGCCGGTGATCAGGGCCAGCAGGGCAGACAGAAGAGAGGCCGACCGGAAGAGTGAAGTCCGGCGATCAGCCGTCCAACGGACCGACTGACTGAGGACCAGCGAAGGAAATCCCCAGGCGGTTAACACCGATGCCACCGACAGATGCACCCACAAGGTCGTGTAAACGCCATAATCGGCGGGCGGCAATACCCGGGAAAACAGCATGCCGACCATCAGAATGGTAACCGATGGGATAAACCGGGAGAAAAACAGACCTGCGATCCGGCCGGGAGAAACCATCATGAACGCGAGGCTGCAAAATGACGGCAGGCGGCTTCATCTAACTGCCGGATCACAACGGCTGGATTTCCTGCAAGAACGCAGTACCCGTCGGGAAAGGATTTGGTGACGACCGCCCCTGCCCCGATGATGGTAAAGTCGCCCAGTTCCACGCCGGGAAGCACGATGGCACCCATCCCCAGCCAGCAGAACCGGCCGATCCGGATGGGAGGCGCGGGAACATGCCGTTGGTTGTCAATGGGATCATGGTTGGCCGAGATCAGGCCGACGTTCGGACCGATATTGGTGAAATCGCCGATTTCCACGCCGTTTTTGGCGTTGATATACACACCCGGACTGTCACCGGGATACACCGACCGGCCGCATTTGATCCTTTCCGGATTTCCGATGGTACTGGTGAAATGCACCGGCCAGGGTACGGTCGGATTGAGACGAAGGATTTTCTTAAAAAACTGATCCTGCAGGCAGAAACGCAGACCGACATCGGGGGGAAAGCCGAACAGCCGTTTGATCAGCCGGAAACGCGGGGTGGCAGGGGTGCTTGGCCCGGCCGGGGCAACCTGATAGGGAGTTTGTTCTTCAGACACAGACCGAAGTAAGCAGAAAAACAGGGAAAATTCAATTCACGGTTACCGGGGGAATATGGACGCCAAGACGCCAGGACGCAAAGGTTCAATTCGTTTTAACACGAAGAGCGCCAAGGGTTCATAACCAGGAACGCAATGGTTATTAGTACAGGAAACTCAGCGCCTTAGCGTCTTCGCGTACATATTTTAAACCCTCCCTTTCTGATTGAATCTTACAAACCGTAAAACATCTACATGCATCTCCTTGCCTTTTTCTTGTGCCACTTATTGACATCTGATGTTTTTTTTTTTCTTAATATTAATCA is part of the Bacteroidota bacterium genome and harbors:
- a CDS encoding 2-oxo acid dehydrogenase subunit E2, producing the protein MSSASTGFTSQPLSLLRKAVIASASVTRQKNAIHAFTETDVSVPRQQIRDHASRTGIRISFTAYLARCLAVTIQRHPGLNAFIAGGRLIFPDQITISVLVERELNGERYPEPLVIHDCGALPVDAIHTRIRNAQQTPPSRLGALSGNRWFRLIPGFLMKAMIRLADRSVKMGLRYGKLAITSVGMHCQSPVWFIPHGSATVLLTVGSMINRVVETDSGYETREHLCLTVSFDHDVVDGAPAARFMQDLTDEIRSGRELDFLKNQEGVLIC
- a CDS encoding acyltransferase, translated to MSEEQTPYQVAPAGPSTPATPRFRLIKRLFGFPPDVGLRFCLQDQFFKKILRLNPTVPWPVHFTSTIGNPERIKCGRSVYPGDSPGVYINAKNGVEIGDFTNIGPNVGLISANHDPIDNQRHVPAPPIRIGRFCWLGMGAIVLPGVELGDFTIIGAGAVVTKSFPDGYCVLAGNPAVVIRQLDEAACRHFAASRS
- a CDS encoding oligosaccharide flippase family protein gives rise to the protein MMVSPGRIAGLFFSRFIPSVTILMVGMLFSRVLPPADYGVYTTLWVHLSVASVLTAWGFPSLVLSQSVRWTADRRTSLFRSASLLSALLALITGLTLYLAGGYPLPVSLLSAGLVLIQSWFAVLESRAIRANQEWSLQLINSVWSVGFLAVHILVWQTGYSLVNLLTGWMAVSGLRLMALSYLLGQIPDRAADQVTGTENVAGVWFGFGLNDALQIVSRWLDKLVVAVLVLPADFAVYFNGTFEIPFITMLMTSVAAVATSQMSESLHGHQTDPFRVFRITTRWTAGLVFPLFFFAFWQRDWVITLLFSETYAASAVLFGIYCWVLPVRIGSFSSLLQVRGDSRRLVTGAILDLALSLSLMFSLYPFLGLAGIALALVLSTWIQAGYYLVVTSRTASVPLTGLMDLKSLLQRFFLSGFLIGLMSLLTANTDSWLRMLPSLIAMSGLTIWFFRSDLKRNYQEV
- a CDS encoding glutamate racemase, which gives rise to MSALIGPSSPIGVFDSGIGGLTVVKEIHRLLPKESIVYFGDTGRVPYGNKSRDTIIDYSLQITRFLESKGVKLIVIACNTATAFALTAVREATRLPVIGVIDPGARAAIRKSKSGKIGVIGTVGTINSKAYETAIRQANPAVEVFGQATPLLVPLVEEGWLNHPATKLIIREYLKPLENHHVDTLVLGCTHYPLLKEAIRRETFDSISLVDSGEETALDVQTTLKSNHLLSKASSRDPYQFYVSDFNFRFGDLGRMFLEEPFDHVERVEVG